The Physeter macrocephalus isolate SW-GA unplaced genomic scaffold, ASM283717v5 random_171, whole genome shotgun sequence genomic sequence CCCCTTCTTCCCAAACTGCAGCCAGACTCTGATTCTGCTTCATGGAATGGTCGGCATCACCCCACCCTGTGCCCCACTCTACTTCTAGCCCTCGTAATTCCATCAGCATAAGCGGTACCGGGATCACATCCACAGCTGGTAGGCTGTCAGTTTCCTCTGGAGCAGCCCCACCATCTGGGGCCGGTGGGAGAGGAGGCGGTGAGGGTGGGGGCCCTTTGGGGTTGGTGGCTTCATAGTCCATGAGGAGTAGGGGGGCCTCTGGGGCACCAGAGGAGAGCTGGCCTGGGACCATCTCCATAGTAATCTCAGAGGTTGGCAGAGGAGCAGGGGGAGGACTCCCATCCGGGGCACTAGAATAGGCTGATGTGACGGAGAAAGTGCCATCCGATAGCTCTGAAGGTGAGGAGACGCTGCTCAGACCTGCGAGGTGAGGGAAGGGGGTGAGGGCAGAAGGCGCCACCTGCCCCCTTGCTGCTCTCAACCTCCCTGGCCTTGCTGCTCTTACCTCCCCATCCCCGCTGCCCCCTCTCGCACTCTGTCTCCCACCCTCTGGCTTTCCCCTGGCCTGTCCTCCCACCCACGGTCCCCTCTTAAACCCTCACCAGTGTctgggctggaggagggtggcGACAGGGCAAGCGGGGGCTCAGCTGAAGCGTCCTGTCTCTGCAGTTCCTCAAGACAGCGGGCGAGGCGCACGTGACCCCGGGAATGAGCCACGGACAGGGGCAGGCGGCCCAGAGAGTCGGGAATGCTCAGTGCCTGTCTGTTCCAACGGAAAAGGAGCACGGCAGCCTCCAGGTGGCCCAGGGCACAAGCCCACATCTGAGGAGAagagggtggaggtggaggtgaggcCTGGGGCCCGTCCTCACTCCTTCCCTGTATCCCTCAGAGGATCTTCCCTTTGAAGAACCATTCCCGTTTCTCATTGCCCATGTGCACTCAGGAACCCAGCATCCTCACCAGAGGAGTGCAAGAGAAATGGTCCACGTTGAGTGGGTCAACCTCTTGCTCTAAGTCCAAGCTTCCGGTCTCCACACTCCTGGAGGGTTTGGGAAAGGGACAACAGGGTCCAGTTAGGGAGAAAGGGTGCCCAGTAGAAACTTCAGAATCGAAGGGACTGGGAAGCACTAAGGTCAGTGGGATAAGCAGTCAAAGAGATTAATGAATGTAAGGAAGTCAAGAGATCAGCGTTGTAAGTCACTCCCCCAAGTGCAAACCCTCTTCCAGCCCCTCTTCCTTTCCACAGTGACCCCAGCTCCCATGGCAGGGCTCCAGTTCCTTCTCAGTCCCTGGGCACCCCCGCCCTGCACCCACTGGCCCCGGCTCACCGCCACTGGCTCAGCGTCTCGATGAGGCGGGCGTAGCCCTGGGCAGCGGCCAGGTGCAGCAGGCTCATGCCCCGGAAGGGGCTTCCATGGGCCAGACGTTCAGGACCCCTCCAGGTGGAACGTGGGATCATGCTCTCTACCAAGACTACCACCCGTGcctcgaacccgggcccctggcctTCATCCTGTGGTGCACACACCCTTAGGTAGAGACCTGAGCATCCCCAGCCTGGGATGGCCTTAGCCGCCCCACGCCTGTCCTCTCAGCTTCCAgttctgccctctccccacacgTCCCAGTCTAGGTTCCCACCACTCGGATCTCTGATGGCCCATCAGTCCTCCCAGTTCAAGTTCCTgggtgtcccccacccccaacaggcAGCTTCCTCCAGGTGCCAGACCTCACACCCGCTTGCTCATGTTGTGCCTTCACTTTGGGTCAGATCAGTGCCATATCCACAGATGACTTCTCCCCCCCAGAACTCAGAGTCCTCTCCCAGCCTTCTTCCCTCCGAGACCTGGGACCCCCAGAGCACTGAGCCCCAGCTCCCtggatcccctcccccaccctctccctcacctccacccttcTTCAGGCCAGAATAGTCTGAAGCCTGTCATGCCAAGAGGGTGCCCAGAATAGCCACTCTTGccgcggggcgggggtgggagcagGATGACGTCAGGGAGCAGGCAGGAGGACTGGCTGGGGACTGGAGAGCGAGCGGAGTCACACACTAGAGCCTATTTCTACAGGAAGACCCTCCCCCTGCTCCCTACCGTCGAGTGCCCTCCTCATGGAGGTACCTGAATTGGAGGGGCATCAGGACCCTGGTAGGGGGCCTGCCCAGCTGCTGCAATCTCTGCCATCCGCTTCTCCATCTGCTCCAGTCGCTCCAGGATGGACATCCGGAACTGGTTGTCTGAGAGGGAGTGGACATGGGGGGATCAGTGGGCAGAGTCTAGGGGATGCCCTAGACACCAAAACTGGACCCTGTTCCAGAGTCTGGGTGGTGAAGACACAATCATatcctttcctcctctccaaACAGCGGCCCTTTACCCACCCACCTTCTGGATACAGCCCCCCAGGACCAGTCCTCAAACTAGGGGTCTTCATACTATCCATCGACCTAGGACCTGAATCCAGAACCAAGACTGTGTCCTTCAAGACACACAGACAGTAGGACTCCCCACAGGGAATCCAGCCCTAGCTGCCccagatctctctctccctctctccctccctccctccctccctccctctctctctctccccccaagatctctctctctctctctccccagatctctctctctctctctctctctctctctctctctcacacacacacacacacacacacacacacacacacacacacacacacacacacacacacacacggaatccAGCCCTAGCTGCCccagatctctctctccctctctccctccctccctccctccctccctctctctctctccccccaagatctctctctctctctctccccagatctctctctctctctctctctctctctctctctctctcacacacacacacacacacacacacacacacacacacacgctcccaGCCTTCTTCCAGGTGACGGTTCAGTCCCTTCTTGCCCCAGACACTACCTCTGTAGTGGGCTGGGGCTCAAGGACTCCAGGGTCCCTCCTCTCTGTTAACCACTGCCCCAAAGAGCTCAGAGACTGTGATTTGAAAAgcaccaccccctcctcctggccccccGCAGCTGTCCACAAAGAGGatggcggggaggggaggtgacAGAGATGGATGGCCACGTCCattcctccccccccccaccccatgcacaAATGCACACGCGCACATGCACACATCCCAAGCTATATCTGTTCCCTCCTGAGATCACACAAGGAcaaggaggggaggcaggaggggatcAGAGCCACGGGGAAACAGAGAAACCGGTGCAGGCTGGGGATGTTCTGAGATGCCAGGACAGAAGGGCATGAAGGTAGAGAGGGGacagtggggaggaggtggagagggatGAGCAGAGACTCAGGTGTGACAGGAGAGTGTGGAAGAGATAAacgaggagaggagagaaagggcaaAGGAGAGCTGGGGGATGTACCAAACAGGCGATAAGGAAGAGGGGAAGTTAAGACAAGGGTCcaaggagaaatggaaagaagagggaggcaggagacccACAGGAGAGACGGTAAAGCACAGATTAGATAGGGACAGGAGGAGACGGAGACAAGCAAACCTTGAGAAAGAAGCAGATGCGGAGAGAAACAATTCTGAAAGCCACAGGAGGGATAACCAGCAAAAGGGACAAACACAGTTCTCGAtttaaacaaatacacacacgtacacacatacatgtgtatatatgtgcacctctgtataagaaaatatattaaaggtgTTGTATATTACTGAGCAATGTTATAgtcaattttcattttctactttgtgcttttctgtaatTTCAAAATTTCCTATAATAAACGCCTATCTCtataattagagaaaaaaatgataagaaagttTAAATACGTGTTTaggtacatatacacactcatgtGTATCCCATGTATGTTGCTCTACACCCTGTTGCTGCCCCTCCCATCCTTTGAGATGCAGAGGACAGGACAAGCACTGGGACAAAGCTGGCTCCAAGATTTACAGGGAAGAGGAGGTGAAGGAAGTTTGCCGCCTCATTCAGAAATGACCAATGAAGCAGGAGCTGGGAAGAGTGGTAAAGCAGGCGCAAGGCAGTGGCTGCCTGAGTCCTGAGGGGTCTAGGAACATGACATGCTCAAAGGTTGTGGGGTCAGAGGGCTAGGTACTCACCGTCCAGTGACAACCAGTCAAGCTGAGTACTAGGCAGTGACAGGAATCGGCGGGCTCGATACTCAAAGAGCACAGAAGCAGAAAGGGGTCCCTCCCGCCCTGCCACCTGCAAAGACACCAGCCCAACCTCATGGGCTGGGGAGGGCAAGGATCAGCGAGGGGGCTCTCTTTCCTGGGCTCTTTCTCTGACCCCCTGTGTCAGGGTCACAGGTGATCATTTCACATCTACCTCCCCTACTCCCCCTGCTGTGGGCCCCAGAGGCTCCTGGCTTCAGTGGCCTTGGCACGAACTGGGGAGGGATTCCCTTCATTTGAGAACTTAATACCTACAATAGGCCAGAGACCCCTTGGGTTCCAGACCCTGTACTTCACGATGTTGTTGTTCAGCACCAAGGTATAGAAGCAGAGGATCAAGAAACACCTAAACTTATAAACAATTTGATGATGGTGAAATCTCTTGATTCCCCAAGATCAAGGTCCAGAGGTCATAACCCTGTTACTAAGATGTGGGAAGGAATTAGCTGCTCACCAACAGGGTCTAATAAGAGCACTTTCCCAGGGTCTCAATGTCTGTAGCCTTGAGAATGAAACCACCAGGTCCTGGACCCAAGACCAGAAGCTGAGATTCCCAATTCCTAGCTTCTCTGGTCTCAGCCCCTCTCCTGAAATCCACCATTTGAACAGGGCTGTTGAGACTGGGGGAGGACACACTCATAGACAGCAAAGCTGTCAACCTGTCACTCTAGTGGTCCTTAGGGTCCCGCAGCAACATTGCTGAGTGCCGGGTAAGGGGCAAAGTTGGTGGCAAAAGGGCAGAGATGAGCCTTGGCAATGACATCTAGACTGGGGCTGTCCAAAAGAACTTTTTCTCAGTGATAGAAACATTCTgcatctgcactgtccaataggGCAGCACTAGCACGTGTGGCCACTGAGCACCCAAAATGTGGTTAGTGTGATGGAAGAAGtgaattttagggcttccctggtggcacagtggttaagaatctacctaccaatgcaagggacacaggttcgagccctggcccaggaagggcatcccacatgccacggagcaactaagcccgtgcgccacaactactgagcctgagctctagagcccgcaagccacaactactgagcccacgtgccacaactactgaagcctgcgcacctagagtccgtgctctgcaacacgggacagccatgacaatgagaagcccgcgcaccacaacgaagagtagccccctctcaccgcaactagagaaaagcccgcgcacagcaacgaagacccaacacagccaaaggaaaaaaaaaaagttaattaaaaaaaaaagagaagtgaattttaaattttatttaattttaattcatttcaataggcacatgtggctaatggccaccatattggacagcacaggtctACAAGCCAATGTCCTTCAGTCCCAAGACTGGTTGGAAGAGACCAACATCTCTCCCTTCTCATTCTCCCAAGAACTCCCTGGATTGGAGCCAGAGGGCCTGGACAGACATTAGAGACTCCTTGGGTCAAATGCGTGACCTTACAGAAGGGGAGGCCAAGGACCTAAAAAAGGAAcagacttacccaaggtcaccagTCAGCTAAGAAGTAGATTTCTTAGACCAGAACTAGACCTTCTGACACCTAAGCTCAGAGTAATCTGCCTGCCGGCGGACCACAGGGCTCAGCCCCAGGACTGGATGAGGTCCTTCCACTCTCAGGAACAACCCAACACATTTGTTCCCAGTGCTTCCTGGAAGTCCTAACTGTCCTATCTTAGTCCCTTCCCCTACCATTCCCAGTCCCCATACCGGGACAGTAGCAGCGTAAGACACCAGGCTGGACAAGTGAGGCTGGCACTGCGATGTGATCGAAGACGCAGGAGTAATGCTCGGCGGCCTCTGTCCAAGGTCCTGTGATGAGCACCTTGACCCCACCCTGCAGACGGAAGTCAGAGAGCAGTGCAACTGGAGCTCTCTCTGTTGATTATCCCTTCACTCTcactccctcattcattcattcagaccCTGAGAGAGTATCTACTGTCCTCGGTACACCCCTGGGTCTGGGGTGCAGGGACTGGACAGGACCCAGTGGAGTGAACTCAACCCACTGTCCCTTCTCCCCACACTCCTGTCCTCTACCTGAATCTGCCAGAAATGGTGAACTCATTGCCTCCCCCAAGGCTACCAACCCATTTGCAGAAAGCTGTCACTGGAAGGAAGTCCTTTTCTCAGGCCCCCTCTGGACCCCCACTGTAGTTCCTGCTTTCCCTCCCTGGAGCAGCAAAAAGCAGAACTTGTCCACTGCTGAACACAGCCTTTCAGCTTCCCAAAGTCTGCAATCACATCCCAGgtgtattttctcttctccaggctgAGTTGTCccagtccctccccaccccaggaaaCAGTCACCAAGGAATGAAGTGCCCTGGGGCACGTGAGGGACTCACTCAATCACAATTCCCAggtaggaggaggagggagggagaaagggttAGTCAGAGGACCTATGAAAATGGGAAAGGAGCTACACTCTATGAAAAATAGAGGTTGGGAAGAGAACTAAGCAGCCGTGGGAACTGAGGGAAACTAGGTCACAGACCACGGGGTAAGAgggatgcaggagggaggagagaggcctgaGACTCACCTCAGGGTAGGACCACTCTGGGGAGAAGTCTGTGATGGTGCTAAGAGCAGGAGAgagctggggggctggggcagggccacTCGGAGCTTCGTCACTGATGAGTTCTCCCATGAGGTCAGggaatgatgaaagactgaaggGCTCCAGTTCACTGGCCCCAGCAGCTCCTCCAAACAAGGCCTCCCCTCTTCCTACTCTGCCCGATGGCTCCAAGGGGGCAGGTGAGGGTGCGGGTGAAGGAGGGGGTGAAGGTACAGGGGGGGCAGCCCCCTGGGCCTTGAGCTCCTCCCCACTGCCATCATCCTGAATGAAGAAGCAGTTTCCTCTTCTCCCGCCTGCTCCGGGCTGTGGAGGGGGACCCCGAGCAGCTGCCTGGGGCTCCAGGGCAGCAGCGGGCTCTAGGGCAGGACAGGGGGTATGGGCGGCCTCTGTCTCAGGGAAGTCTGGGCTTaccccctgccctcctccatATGTCTGGCCCCTCTGTGGGCTGTTGAGAAAACGATCCGGGtcaaaggcagggctgggaggagctGGCGGGGCAGAGGGCTCAGAGCCTACGACTACAGCCAAGCTCATGGAAGGCCTAGGATCGGCCTGGGAAGCCAAGTGCCTGGTGGGCGTCAAGCCCCCAGTTCGCTGCTCCAGTCCCGTCAGGAGGAGGATAGCGGTGCCTCCTGTCGAAGAACCCCCTCGGGAGGTGGGAGGGCTAGGTCTGATCTCTAGGGGTTCCGCAAAGccggaggaagaggaggaagaggaagaagaagatggGGAGGTATGTGCCTTGGGGAGCTCTGGGGGAAGTGGGGCTACCAGTGGAGGGGGTTcggggggatggggatgggggacaGAGGTCAGGGTTAAAGCTCGGGGCTCCACTTTGGGAGAGATGATGCGGTGTTTCGTGCTGCTGCATTTGTGGGTAAGGCTCCCAGAACCTGCAGTggaaggggtggtggggagagaagggataCGACACATCTTTCTCCAGCCTTCCCTTACTGGAAAGCTTTCATGCATTTCCTGAGATGTCACTCAATACCAGAGGTGTCATGCTGATTATGGCCACTGGGAGGCGGCAGAAatatttctcctccccctccctcctgctggaGGAGCACTGTAGGAGAGGATTGAGGGCTTGGGGGAATAGCTGAGAGAAATAGGTAAAGGCatagaaaaaggacaaaagaacAGAACCAAATGGGTAACAACTAAGAATAAAGCTAAGCCTGTGTGTAAGTGGTAGTGCTAGGGTGGCCAGGAGCTGCTATATGAAGAAAGCAAATAGAGAGCCTGGGCTGCCAGGAATCAAGTAAAAGGAACTCGGCAGTGTGCAGATGGGAAGGCCTCTGCTCATCTGGCCCATCTTTCTGGAACATGCAAAAGACATGCAAATAAGCATGCAAATCCCAGCTATCCCCCCTGGTGTGAGTAAGGGCAGCACACTAGGAGGGAGGGGGGTTCCAAGGTCAGGGGTTACTAACCAAGGCCCCCActgcagagacaggcatgagTTCGGGGTGCAGGCTTGGTTGGGTGGGTGTCCAGGATCTGCTGCACCAGCTGCTCTACAGAGAACTCCTCTGTCCCGTTCCCACAGCTCCACTTGATGCCATGAACTAGAGGAGAGTTGGAGGGAAGTGCTGTGGGACCCCCACAAAATAGTCACCAGGGAACCTTGATGGCTCTTCCAAGCACCTGAGATGCTCTAAGACTTCTGGCCAGGTGAACAGAGGCCAGCAGCCTCAAGACGGCTCCGACCTGTAGCTCACAGCTGCCCTCCATATTCCAACACCTTAGATCACACCAGGGACACTggtacccacccacccacccaggaaAGACCCCTCCTGGCTTGGGGGGAAATGGTCACCCCACAGACTCCTGAGTATAGAACCCTGGCCCCTTTGGGAGCTCCCTATGTCCACTCTCCCCATTGAGAGCTGTCCTAGCCCTGCTGCCTTACACATGGGCTTCAGCTGTCCCAACAGCTCCTCCCGGGACCACTTGAGCCACTCTCGACGGTCGCTGCTGATGGAACAAAAGATGGGGCTGCAGCCCTTTCCACAATCCTCCAGGGCTGGGACGTTCAGGTAGTGCACAAGGACGATGTCAGGGTTCTGAGAGCACAAGGGTACATGCAGAGTGCTATGGGGTCCTGCTGCCCAGGGGTTCAGCCTCCTAGTCCTCACTTTCTTCCCAGGCACCCCCGACCTCACCCCCCAAGTTCTGGCTCTCTCCATCCCCaaacccctttctcttcttcccagtCTCCTTTTCCCGCTCAGAACCTAATCATCCTTCCACTTCATTCTTGCAGGCCCCCACCTCCCTCAAAGAGCCAGGTAGACTCTGTCTCCCTGAGCTCTTCCATCCTCACCTGGAGCAGCCAGTAGCAGCGCCGATGGAATGTGGGGACGATGGAAGAGTGAACGTAGCAGCCATAGAGACACTGCCAGGagacaggctggggtggggggagggctagTCTGCTCCCCAACTCTTCCTCTGTTCAGTCCCTTTGCAGGAATCCCAATCTTTCCACCAGTTCCTCTTtcaccctcacccacccccacctaTTCCCCACATCTTTCAAATCCCAGCACCCCAAGTCACCCCGGGACAGAGAGGAGGGAACAGTGGGGCCAGGGCTTTACAACAAGGACCAGATTTGCCATATGGGACTATCCAAAAATCAGAGAGCATGGCAACAACACATCCAAGATGAGGAGCAATGATTTGAGGGAAGAGAAACCTGTTCTTGGAGGGTCAGTACTCAGACCTctgagggaaatgcaagagaagtAAGGGGACTGGGCATCTGTGTCCTCCAGAGGGAGGTGTGGCCTAAGTCCTGGAGAACTGGGTCATGGAGGGAAATGGGAAGCAGAGAGTGGGCTAAGCAACCACCTAGTGGATCCAAAGTGAGTGAGAAGGGAAGAGTGACTGGGAGGGTGGTAGACAGAGAATGTCACCAAGCCCTGGCAGGGCTGGAACCCAACTAGCGGGGAGAAGGAGGGCCAGGGCAGGTGAGCTGGAGGCCTCGCTTACCTCCATGCCCTGGACCTTCAGCTTCATGTGGTCCTCTCGGGTGGTCTTCCCATCCTTCCGCTTCTTCCAGAGGTAACCATCTTTCCGGTATTTCACCTTCTTGCGGTTGTAGAGGATAATAGAGCCATTCTGAGGCctgaggagggaaggattggccTCGAGTTCTGTGTACAGAACCCAGGATCCCTGCCACTCCCCACCTTCACAAAATTTCTCACCTTGTCTTGGGTGCACAGGATAGCCACTCATCATGCTTCTCGAAGGTGATCAAGTAGGATGCAATCTCCTGCAGGAGAAGAGGCACTCAGGTGGGTGTCCCCTTTCCAAAGTCTCAGGCTGGCCTCTTGGTCTCTCTCATCTATACCTCGGGGATAACAACAGCGTCTGCTCTACAGCGTCCTTggaggactgaatgagataatgcaggACAAGTACTGAGCACGGTGCTTGGTTTGTAGGAAATACTTTGTAAGTGGTAGATAGTATCTTTACACAGGTGGATATGCCAAGGAGAAGCAAGCTACTACAAGATGCAGGGCTTTATACCTCTCTTATGATCTTCAAAGAGCCTTGAGAATGTCGACAGGCACAGCAAGACCCCCATTCACACTCCTCCAGCCCACCAGGCCCTGCTACGCCCTAATCCCCCAGGCTCCCTAGAAAACCTCATTTGTATTCCACCGTAGCCGCTCTGGAGGCAGCAGCGCACAGCGAGGAAGACACTCCAGCAGCTTCTTGGGTAGAAAGATCTTCAGGTGGTGGCTGTTCTCTAGAGGGGATGAGAAGGGAGGACTTAGGGTGCTGCTCCTGATATCCCTGTGATAATCCAGGGGAAAAGGGCCAAATCCAGAgcatggggcggggtggggcggggtgggaagGTGGGATGAAATGGTGACAAGGAGAGCAGGGACCCAAGAATTAGAAGGTCACCATCACTTGGGGAGAAAAAACGGCTGTGCCCAAACTGCGAACCTGGAGTATGAACTCACCAGCAACCTCGGTGGTGTCCTTGGTATTCATGGTGAGGGCTCCAGGGGGCAAGGTCACCCCCGGCCTgaggggccggggggagggggagtctgTGCTGGGAAGGGAGAGAACAAGGTCATGGCAGAAGCCTCCTCACTGTCCAGGATGAGAAGGATGAGGTGGGAGACCAGGTACAGAACTGGGTCGCGATATCTAAGAAAGATGAGGAAGCGAGAGGAAGGGACTGGACCATGATGTCAGAGTACAGCCAGGGAATGGAGGAGAGGGAAAACCCAGACATGGTGCCAGGAACCAACCGAGTGGGAGACACAACAGAACAGAGTAATCAGGAAGAGACcggcagggtgggggaggggagaaggccgGCGGGGCTGGCGTTGGGCTCTTGCGAGTCTGAGGCTACGGTGAGGTCAGGTCCTGGGGCTGGGACTCAGAGCATCCGGTTCTTGGAGGATGCTTTGGCAAATGAGAGCCTGGATGCTGCGGGGAGGGCAGGAGATCTAAGTCCGGGTGGAGAGCTAGGCCTTAGAAGACACACCCTGAGTTACTTCTCTATTTGATTTTTTCGAAGGTGAAGGGCAGATCTTACAACTGATCTTAACCTACATCCTTCCCTCCAGATTGGTCAGGGCCTGGTAGAATCTGGGCTAGACACCAGGACCCAGCTACCCACCCTCAGGACAACCCATCCTCCATCCTGAGGCTGACCGCCCTGTGCACCCCGCCGCACCTCTCTCCCCAAAGCCTCTGCCTCCCTCGGCCTCCAGACCTACTCTACTCCATCTACCACTCTGGCTCCAGCCTGAGCCCCCACCCTCCTGGGGGAACAGATGGAGGCTGGAGGATGCTCTCAGCGCGGGCTCCACCAGGTGtccggggatggggaaggagaagaggccCGTCCGAGCTCGGCTGTGAGCACTGGAGCCTGGGTTGGGGTAAGGACTCCGCCCTAGGGCGCAGGTGCGCAGTCCAGGATGGGGAGCCGGCCAGGGTGCGAAGCGGGCCCGGGGGCGACCCCCCCACGGCGGGGCGGTGGTCCCCGGAGACGCTCCGAGGTGGGAGGGTCCCGCCTCCCTCCCGCATGGAGGGATGTCCTGCAGGAGATGCGGAGCAAAGTCCGCGGACGCGTGGCGGGCAAGGGGCAGTGCGGGTGCCGGGGTGCGGGGGTCCCCGGAACGGTCCTGCCCGGCAGGTCCGCCGTGGGGCCCTGCGCCGAGCTGCGCCCCCTGGCGCGGGGAAGGAGGACGGAAGCGGGGAGTGGGGGCGAACCGGGAGAGGGCCGGTGGTCCCCGGCGCGGCGCGCAACGTCCGGGCCGGTGGAGCTGCGCCCCCTGGCGCGGGGGCGGAGAGGCGGGCGAGAGGCCCCGGATCTTACCTCCCGGGGTCCCGCGGGTGACGGCGGCAGCGGCCATTCTACCCCACACCGACCCCCCCCCAGCGCCGGCTGACAGCGGCGTCCGACGTCACTGCGCACGGGGCGGGGCCTCCCAATTAAGGGGATGGGGGTCGGAACGGGAGCCTGGGGTCAGCACACGTAGGGCTCTGGGCGGGGCGCTGGCTGGAGGGACTCGGCTTCCAGGGCCCCGAGCCAGGCGGAGGGACGGACTGCCGGGAAGTCCCGGAAGGGGCAGCAGCGCTGAGGGGCAGGATGCGGGGTCCTGGAGGCGGAAGCTGGGCCGATTGACGTGACCTCGGCCAGAAGAGTGGGGCGCGGGCGGCCGGCAGCGCCGGGCGGGGAACGCTGGAGCCGGCAGGACTTTTTTCGGGCACAACTCcttgaatttgggggacacagcCCGACTTTATTTTAGCGGGGTCCTCACGAAGGTGAAAGGAGCCCTCGCGCCCCACAAGCCTCTTCATCACTACTTCGCGGAGAGAAAGACAACTCCGGGCTCAACTTGCTTGCTTTTTAATAACAGAACAAGAAGAGAACACAGCGGCAGGGAGCCGGCCTGCGGGACGACAG encodes the following:
- the CAMTA2 gene encoding calmodulin-binding transcription activator 2 isoform X1 gives rise to the protein MNTKDTTEVAENSHHLKIFLPKKLLECLPRCALLPPERLRWNTNEEIASYLITFEKHDEWLSCAPKTRPQNGSIILYNRKKVKYRKDGYLWKKRKDGKTTREDHMKLKVQGMEPVSWQCLYGCYVHSSIVPTFHRRCYWLLQNPDIVLVHYLNVPALEDCGKGCSPIFCSISSDRREWLKWSREELLGQLKPMFHGIKWSCGNGTEEFSVEQLVQQILDTHPTKPAPRTHACLCSGGLGSGSLTHKCSSTKHRIISPKVEPRALTLTSVPHPHPPEPPPLVAPLPPELPKAHTSPSSSSSSSSSSGFAEPLEIRPSPPTSRGGSSTGGTAILLLTGLEQRTGGLTPTRHLASQADPRPSMSLAVVVGSEPSAPPAPPSPAFDPDRFLNSPQRGQTYGGGQGVSPDFPETEAAHTPCPALEPAAALEPQAAARGPPPQPGAGGRRGNCFFIQDDGSGEELKAQGAAPPVPSPPPSPAPSPAPLEPSGRVGRGEALFGGAAGASELEPFSLSSFPDLMGELISDEAPSGPAPAPQLSPALSTITDFSPEWSYPEGGVKVLITGPWTEAAEHYSCVFDHIAVPASLVQPGVLRCYCPAHEVGLVSLQVAGREGPLSASVLFEYRARRFLSLPSTQLDWLSLDDNQFRMSILERLEQMEKRMAEIAAAGQAPYQGPDAPPIQDEGQGPGFEARVVVLVESMIPRSTWRGPERLAHGSPFRGMSLLHLAAAQGYARLIETLSQWRSVETGSLDLEQEVDPLNVDHFSCTPLMWACALGHLEAAVLLFRWNRQALSIPDSLGRLPLSVAHSRGHVRLARCLEELQRQDASAEPPLALSPPSSSPDTGLSSVSSPSELSDGTFSVTSAYSSAPDGSPPPAPLPTSEITMEMVPGQLSSGAPEAPLLLMDYEATNPKGPPPSPPPLPPAPDGGAAPEETDSLPAVDVIPVDMISLAKQIIEATPERIKREDFVGLPEAGAPMRERTGAVGLSETMSWLASYLENVDHFPSSAPPSELPFERGRLAIPPAPSWAEFLSASASGKMESDFALLTLSDHEQRELYEAARVIQTAFRKYKGRRLKEQQEVAAAVIQRCYRKYKQFALYKKMTQAAILIQSKFRSYYEQKRFQQSRRAAVLIQQHYRSYRRRPGPPHRPTGTLPARNKGSFLTKKQDQAARKIMRFLRRCRHRMRELKQNQELEGLPQPGLAT
- the CAMTA2 gene encoding calmodulin-binding transcription activator 2 isoform X3, translated to MNTKDTTEVAENSHHLKIFLPKKLLECLPRCALLPPERLRWNTNEEIASYLITFEKHDEWLSCAPKTRPQNGSIILYNRKKVKYRKDGYLWKKRKDGKTTREDHMKLKVQGMENPDIVLVHYLNVPALEDCGKGCSPIFCSISSDRREWLKWSREELLGQLKPMFHGIKWSCGNGTEEFSVEQLVQQILDTHPTKPAPRTHACLCSGGLGSGSLTHKCSSTKHRIISPKVEPRALTLTSVPHPHPPEPPPLVAPLPPELPKAHTSPSSSSSSSSSSGFAEPLEIRPSPPTSRGGSSTGGTAILLLTGLEQRTGGLTPTRHLASQADPRPSMSLAVVVGSEPSAPPAPPSPAFDPDRFLNSPQRGQTYGGGQGVSPDFPETEAAHTPCPALEPAAALEPQAAARGPPPQPGAGGRRGNCFFIQDDGSGEELKAQGAAPPVPSPPPSPAPSPAPLEPSGRVGRGEALFGGAAGASELEPFSLSSFPDLMGELISDEAPSGPAPAPQLSPALSTITDFSPEWSYPEGGVKVLITGPWTEAAEHYSCVFDHIAVPASLVQPGVLRCYCPAHEVGLVSLQVAGREGPLSASVLFEYRARRFLSLPSTQLDWLSLDDNQFRMSILERLEQMEKRMAEIAAAGQAPYQGPDAPPIQDEGQGPGFEARVVVLVESMIPRSTWRGPERLAHGSPFRGMSLLHLAAAQGYARLIETLSQWRSVETGSLDLEQEVDPLNVDHFSCTPLMWACALGHLEAAVLLFRWNRQALSIPDSLGRLPLSVAHSRGHVRLARCLEELQRQDASAEPPLALSPPSSSPDTGLSSVSSPSELSDGTFSVTSAYSSAPDGSPPPAPLPTSEITMEMVPGQLSSGAPEAPLLLMDYEATNPKGPPPSPPPLPPAPDGGAAPEETDSLPAVDVIPVDMISLAKQIIEATPERIKREDFVGLPEAGAPMRERTGAVGLSETMSWLASYLENVDHFPSSAPPSELPFERGRLAIPPAPSWAEFLSASASGKMESDFALLTLSDHEQRELYEAARVIQTAFRKYKGRRLKEQQEVAAAVIQRCYRKYKQFALYKKMTQAAILIQSKFRSYYEQKRFQQSRRAAVLIQQHYRSYRRRPGPPHRPTGTLPARNKGSFLTKKQDQAARKIMRFLRRCRHRMRELKQNQELEGLPQPGLAT